The genomic segment AGAGAAATTATATACACCTCGTTAAATATTATTCGCATTGATAATTATTACAAAAAAGAAGCCGCGAAAAAAACGCGGCTTCTTTGCTATTGGATGAACAATCCTTTGAACTACGACCTAAAAGCCGAAGTGGTATTTGGCGTACCAGAATGCGCCGCTAAAACCAAATGGGCTGTACTGGCTGTATAAATGCCCCGAACCGCTCGTTGCACTGGGATTGATATCGGGATAGATATCGAGAATGTTCTGACCGCCAACAGTTACTGTTGAGTGGTCGGCAATGGTATAACTAACTTCGGCGTCCAGTACCCATTCGTCACCATAAACGAAGTCATCTTCTTGATCGTACCACGAACTGTAATACCGGAGGCGTCCCAGTACCTCAAGCATATCGTTCAACGGTTTGACTACCGTCAGATTCCCGCGGTGTTTGGGAAGACCCTCTTGCAATTCTCGAATCCTTTGAGCGCCCAGGGTCTCCAGATTGTGTTTGGTCACTTCGGTATTCGTCAAGTTATACGCCAGACTCAGCAGGCCATCACACCACACCGGAGCCGTGAGCACGACGTCAATACCCTGGGTTTTGGTGTCAAAGTCATTGACGAAAAATTTGAAATTTGTAATAAAATTCGCAGCCGTGATACCCGCCTTGAGCAGTTCATCGACTTCTGCTGGGGTCAGGGAGAAATTTTGTGAGAGCGTCAAGCGTCCCTTCACCAAAATGTGGAAATAGTCCACCGTAATATTGACAGGGGGAATACCGGTATCCACGGGAAAAACGGGAATTTCAAAAACAATACCAGCCGAGATATTGGTCGATTTTTCGGAATCGAGCGGTTCACCACCCTTGGATTCTGCAACGGGATTGTTTGACGGAATTGTGCCGTCATTTGTCAAATCACCGATTGTGGGATCGAAGATCGTGGATACGTTAAAGGCATTTTGTTGCCCCGGCGTGGGTGCTCTAAAGCCCGTGCTAAAACTGCCGCGCACTTTTGTATTCTCGTTAAGCCCGTAATTGGTCGCCAGCTTGAAGTTGGTCGTGGATCCAAAATCATCAAAATTTTCAAAGCGCAGTGCTGCGCCGAGCAACCAGTCTTCCTGCGGGATAAATTCGGCGTCACCATAAACCGCCCAGTTGGAGCGGCTCCAGGTGCCTGCGGCAATTTCGCCAAAGCCCGAGAACCCGTTGGACGCAACCGTAAATCCGTATTCTGCCAGCGGACCTTTAACCCAGGATTCTCGTTGCCCCTGTACGATTTCAAAATTTTCCGTGCGGTATTCAAGACCGGCGGCAAAGAAAAATTGCTCGCTAAACGGATAGGTGATATCGAAGTTGAAGTTGGTATCGGTCTGGATATAGGTTCCCGGATCAAAATACGGTGCATCTTCGTGACTTGGATCAACTTGTGGTCCATTGGGCCAGGGTTGGTTGGGACCCAAGGAGGAATTCACGGTATTGAAGATGAAGTAATCGGCTTCGTTGCGCCCATAAGACGCGCTGAGATCCCATGTCATCAGCCCTTGCGATCCCCTAATACCCGCCAGAAAGGCGCGGTCGTCCATAAACGCGCCAAATCGGGGTGTGAAGCCACCGGGGAAAAATTCCTGGAAGGTGAACCAATCGGGGTCGTCAAAAACGCGTTGTAAGGCTGCGGCATCCGGCTCACTGCAGCTAATGGCCACGATGAACTCCTGGGGAATTCTAAGACCAGTATCTTCGGACGGTTCGAGAACCTGTCTCAGATTGCCGGTGAGCAATGTTGCTACCAGATGCCCGTTTACGCCATCGACAATACCGAGTTCAGCAGCTTTGCCCGGATCATAATAAGTGGTGCCGTCGGACATCACTACAGGCCCCTTGAATACGCCACCTCGCGTATTGGGATTGCGGAAGTAGAAACCGCCTTCGACTTCTTTGCTGGCGTAATTCCCATGGCCGTATAATTTGACATTGTCGTTGATGTTTATGCCGTAGTTGACAAAGAATTTCAGGTCGTCTCTGATGTAGGGTTGTCCCCAAATTTGTGCGGGATTTTCCACACGGTTATTGCCCACGCGTATCAAACGCGCGGCATCGTCGCGTTGTACGGAACGGTCGGTTTCATCCTCGTTGCCATATTCCGCGCTGAAGTTGACCCAGGCATCTGGCGTACCCAGACCGATATTGCCGGCAAAAGCATAGGCGAAACCATCGCCTTGCTGAAAAATACCTGGCTTGACCTCAAAAGAACCGCCTTTGTAATTGTCTTTAAGCTCAAAATTCAACACGCCGGCAATGGCGTCAGAGCCGTACTGCGCAGACGCGCCATCGCGCAGGACTTCCACGCGCTTGATGGCAATAGAGGGGATGGGGGCTATGTCTGGCCCCTGGGCGCCGTCGGCAACACCATTGGTTATCCAGTGAATAACAGCGGCGCGATGGCGGCGTTTGCCATTGATGAGGACCAGCGTGTGGTCGGGAGCCAAGCCTCGCATGCTGGGCGGTCGCACGACGGTGGAGGCATCGCTAATCGGGTTTGTATTCACGTTGTAGGATGGCACCATATCTCTCAGGAGATTTTGTACATCCGTATCGCCTTGCTTGACAAAATCTTCACCGGTAACAACATCGATGGGCACTGCGGATTCCGCTACAGAACGCGGTTGTGCGCGTGAACCGATAACCACCAATTCTTCGAGGATCACCACTTCTTCGAGGATGTCAGTGAGTGGGGGTAAGGTAGCTGTTGTGTCCGCGCTTTCGGTACGCGGCTTTTCCTCTTCCTGTGATATGGCAATCCCGCTCATTGCGAGTAGAACAGCAATGCCAAGGACGAGGGAATTAAAATGCGTCTTAGATTTCATAAAAAAACTCCTTTGAGAAAATGGAGGAGAAGTGTGATGTGCGGGAAAATGAGGGAGAAACGAGGTTTTACATTTTAAAGCGGTCCGAGTATAAAATAACTTTATATATATCATGCGTCAACACATATTTTAACGGCAGATGTAAATGTGTGCATATGTCAATTTGCAATTAAGGGCTTATTTATATATATTTTTCCCTTTCATGTGTGAGATGAAAGACCCGCCAGATTTAATTGAAGGAGGTTGCGTTTTGAAGTCCAGTTATGTAAATAAAGACCTTGAGGAAACCAGACGCCTACTTACGCGGGTGAGGCAGGGTGGCAAGCGGGGCAAAAAGGCGCGTAAGAAATTGGAAGCCAAAGGCATCAGATATTACACATCTGAAGAAGCCGAAAGTCTCGGTATTGAGTAAAAAAAAGGCGTGTGAAAGCGGCTTTTTTGCTATGAATGACTCTGGAATCATCCTTACAGGCGGTGAAAGCAGGCGAATGGGCACCCCCAAGTATAGCTTGCCTTTTGGCGATGAAACCCTGCTTCAGCGAAGTATAAGAAATCTGAGAGGATCTGTTTATCCAATTGCGGTCGTGGGTGCGCCCGGACAAAACTTGCCAGACATACCCCATGTTTTATCTATATGTGATCCCGTTGCCAATCAAGGTCCATTAATGGGACTCATGGCAGGATTAAAACATGTCGAAGGCGTCTCTGAATGGGCATTGGGAACAGGTTGTGACATGCCATTTATCAGCAATGAATTGATCCAATGCCTCAAATCGCACAGGACAACAGATTCAGAGATCGTCATTCCCTGTATAAATGGGCAGTTTTATCCTTTGTGCGCGCTTTATCGAACTGCTCTCTGGCGAAAGGCCGAATTGCTACTCGAAAAAGGGGAACGACGGCTTTTGACATTGGTCGATGTATGCCGCGTTCAGACCGTTGAACAAGACGCACTCGCACGGATTGATCCCGATCTACGATTTCTGATGAATATCAATACGCCTCAATGTTATCAAAGTGCCCTTGAATTGGCTGGTTTGCGGCAGTGAGGTTAGGCGGATAGCTGACCGCTGTTGACGACATTCTTTTTTCGCTTATATTGCCGAGTATCCATTTACTCATCACCAAGGAGTTATCACAATGGCTATTGAAGACAAAACCCTACTGACTGAAGATGAGATTCGCGCAGAGGTTGCCGATCTCGAAGGGTGGGAATATTTGGAAGACACAAAAGAATTGCAACGCGTTTGGCATTTTGAGAAATTTGTGCCGACTATGGCTTTTGTACGCAGGCTGACAGAGATTATGGATGAAAATAATCACCATTCGGATATCGGCCTCAACAGCCGAACAAAAACCCTCACAGTGACGGTGACGACCCACAGCGAAAATGCTGTTACCCGCGCAGATCTCGACTTTGCCGGAGCGGTAAATAGAGGGTAAAGTTCAGCAAAACAAGCAATTTGGAGGTGGGATGAAGGTGAATGTCAATATTCAGCCTGGCGATCTAAAAGCCAGGCTGAATCGTTTTTTTGAACTGGCTGCACAGAAAATTCGCAGTATCGATTCGACGTGGGATCCAGGCCAGGGGACGCCGGTATTTACAGCAGGTGGCAAATACACCACGCGCGGATGGACCGAATGGACGCAGGGATTTCAATTTGGATGCGCCATTCTGGGATATGAAATTACGGGGGAGAAAGACCTGCTACAGATTGGGCGCAAGGGCACGCTCGATCGCATGGCGTCTCATGTGACGCATATAGGAGTACACGATCACGGTTTTAACAATGTATCGACCTATGGCAATTTGCGGCGATTAATGCGAGAAGGTATAATTCCAGAAAATGAATGGGAGCAGCACTTTTATGAACTCGCGCTCAAAGCATCTGGCGCTGTTCAGGCTGCTCGCTGGACGACCATTGGCGATGGGAAAGGGTATATTCATTCATTTAATGGACCACACTCCCTGTTTTCAGACACGATCAGGTCGTGTCGCGCATTGGCTGTGGCACACGATCTCGGTCACGTTTTGATGGGGGAGAATGACCTCGCAATTTCGCTGCTCGAGCGCTTGATCCACCACGCCGAGACGACCGCGCAGTTCAATGTGTATTACGGCGAAGGGCGCGATCGATACGATGTGCGGGGACGGGTTGTACACGAGTCCATTTTTAATGTCAACGACGGTAATTACCGCTGCCCGAGTACGCAGCAGGGTTATTCACCGTTTTCGACGTGGACCCGGGGGTTAGCCTGGATTGTGACGGGCTATGCCGAATTGCTCGAATATGTGGAGCACCTGTCAGATGACGCGCTCGATCTTTACGGTGGCAGGGATGCGATCAATGGCTGGATGCTCAAAGCGGCCTGTGCAACAGCAGATTATTATATCGATAGTATCACATCTACCGATGGTATTCCGTTATGGGATGCGGGCGCGCCGGGCTTGATTGAGGGTTATGGCGATAAAATATCGGATCCCTACAATACAAGCGAACCCGTGGATAGTTCTGCTGCTGCCATTGCAGCGCAAGGGCTTTACCGTTTGGGCAAATATATGGACGATGCGCGTTATCGGCAGGCGGCACTAACCGTGGCCCATACGCTATTTGATGCACCCTATTTGTCCGAAGACGAAGAACACCAGGGTCTTATTCTCCATTCTATTTATCACAATCCCAATGGGTGGGACTATGTGCCCGGTGGGCAAAAAGTCGCATGCGGAGAGTCTTCGATGTGGGGAGATTATCACGCGATGGAATTGGCGGTTTTGCTCCAGCGGGAGATGGATAACGCGCCGTATCTGACGTTTTTTGATCAATGAATAAAGTCATTGCCTTGATAATCGGCCTCTTATTCGCTGGATTCGCGTCTCAAAGTGGAGCCGAGACATTTAATTATACACCGCTCAACCGCACGCTCGGTCGCGTTGTAAATGCACAGGGGCGCGTGGATTACGAGGCTGTAAAAACAGATGCGGATTTGCGGGCTTTTGTAGATCAACTCGCGCAGATCAGTCCGAATACGCATCCCGCGCTTTTTCCCAGCCGCGCAGACAGTCTTGCTTTCTGGATCAATGCGTACAATGCCTGTGTACTTGCGGGAGTCGCAAAAGCCTATCCCATTTCTTCTGTCACAGAAATCGCGCCTGCTTTTGGCTTTTTTAAGAAATACCGATTTGTCGTTGGCGGGCGTCGGTTCACATTGGACCAAATTGAACACGAGATTATTCGCCCGCAGTTTGCCGATCCGCGCATTCACGCTGCAATCAATTGCGCGGCAGTGAGTTGTCCGCGTCTTCTAAATAAAGTATTTACGCCCGATGAATTGGATGACCAACTCAATGCGGTTATGCGAGACATGATTCGCAACCCGATGCACGTTCAGATTGATCGGCAGACGGGAGTTGTGAGTCTATCTGCGATTTTCGATTGGTTTTCCTCTGATTTTACATCCTATGTGCAAGCGCATGAGGTCGGTGAGACTGTGTTGGATTATATCTCTTTGTTTTTGTCGAAAGACGATACCCTGTATTTACAAAATCACCCCGATCTTCAAATTGTGTTTTTAGATTACGATTGGTCTTTGAATAGCCAGGAAAAATGAGTACCTCAGATATACAAGTGTCTTTGGGCGCTTACCAGTCCGCCGTTGATCGCGCTTTGAAAACATGGTCGGCAAATGGCAATACAGCACGGCTGTGGCACGGCGATGCCACACTCTGGTCGGGGGCAGACGAGGCAAACTGGCTGGGATGGCTCAATATCGCGCCTCAAATGCGCGATCAGGTAGATGCCCTATGCGCTTTTGCACAGCAGGTACGCGATAGGGGGATAACGGATATCCTGCTTTTGGGAATGGGCGGTAGCAGTTTGTGCCCCGAAGTGCTGGCGATGACTTTTGGCTGTCGGGAGAATTGGCCCAGGTTGCATGTGCTGGACTCTACAGTTCCCGCGCAGGTGCAGCGGTTTGCCGATGCCGTAAATTTAGAGACGACACTTTGCATTGTCGCCAGCAAATCTGGAACGACAACCGAACCCCACGCATTTTGCGAGTTCTTCTGGGCAAAAATGCAGGGAACTATTGGCGATACAGCGGGTCAACATTTTATAGCTATTACAGATCCGGGTTCTGATCTGGAGACGCTTGCCAGAGAACGGGGCTTTCTATCTGTGTTTCACGGTTTGCCAGAGATTGGCGGCAGGTTTTCTGCGCTTTCAAATTTTGGGATGGTGCCCGCGGCGTTGATCGGCATTGATGTGCGAGGATTATTAGTACGCGCAGTGGCGATGGGAAATCGGTGCAAAATATCAGATGACCAGAACCCCGGCCTTTTGCTGGGCCTTTTGCTGGGTGAGTTGGCAAAAGCCGGGCGAGATAAAGTGACGCTTGTAACGTCTCCTAAATTGTGGGGCTTGGGGGCATGGTTGGAGCAACTTTTAGCCGAAAGCACGGGGAAAAAGGGTCTGGGTCTCATACCTGTTGATTTAGAGGCGGTTGCTGAGTCCGATATGTATGGTGAAGATCGAATATTTGTCTATATTCGACTGAAGGACGATGCGGACGCTGGACAGGATGTGGATATAGAAAATCTGAGAGAGGCTCAGTTTCCAGTTATTCAGATCGATGTGGCAGAGCCATTAGACCTGGGAGCAGAGTTTTTCAGGTGGGAATACGCAACCGTGGTCGCTGGCGCGGTTTTGGATATCAATCCCTTTGACCAACCCAATGTGCAGGAGAGCAAAGATTTTACGGCAGAATTGACACAGGCTTATGAAAAAGAGGGCGTATTGCCAGTTCAAAAGCCGTTTTTTGTAGATGATGACGTCGTGGTTTATGCCGATGAGGCCAATGCACAGACGTTGGGAACAATTGAGAACCTCAATAGTTGTATTGCTGGGCTACTCAATCAGATTCGGACGGGTGATTATGTCGCTTTGTGCGCTTATCTCGATATGAATGAAGATAATATCACCGCTTTACAGGCTCTAAGGCATTGGATACGCAATGTATATCGGGTGGCTACTACATTGGGATTTGGTCCGCGATTCTTGCATTCTACGGGACAGTTGCACAAGGGAGGACCAAATAATGTGGTGGTTGTGCAACTGACAAGCGACGATGTGACAGATGTAGATATTCCGGGACGTGCGTTCTCTTTTGGCGTACTCAAACAAGCACAGGCTCTCGGCGATGCCCGTGCGCTTTCGAGTCGAAATAGACGGGCGATTCGCATTCATTTTAAAAAAGATATAATTGCTGGCATCCATCGGGTGAAGCAAGCGGTTAGAGAGGATTGAATATGGCACTGGCAGCGATGGATTTGATGCAAATTGTGGGCGACGATTACAAGACTGATTTTGCGAGCAAGCTTCGCGATGAACAATTGGAACTCACGCGCAATCGATTGGATATTTTGCAGGTCAATGTCGGCAAATTGTGCAATCAAGCGTGTCATCACTGTCATGTGGATGCCAGCCCGATCCGCACAGAGATCATGACCCGAGAGACCATTAATCGCATCCTGTCATTTCTCGATACATCCGATATTCAGACGGTTGACATAACGGGTGGCGCACCTGAATTGATTCCAGATTTTCGCTATTTTGTCGAACAAATACGCGAGCAAGGTCGTCGCGTGATGGTGCGCTGCAATTTAACCGTGATTTTTGAACCCGGACAAGAAGACTTACCTGAATTTTATCGCGAGCACGAAGTTGCATTGGTGTGTTCGCTGCCGTGTTATCTCGAAGAAAATGTGGATGAACAACGCGGGCGCGGTGTTTTTACCAAAAGCATACGGGCATTGCAGATTCTCAACAAAATTGGATATGGGCGTCCTGGCACGGGCTTGGAACTCGATCTGGTCTATAATCCTGTCGGCGCGTCTTTGCCCCCTCCGCAGACCGAACTCGAAGCCGATTACAAAGAAGAGCTAAAAGCCCGCTACAATATCGATTTTAATAAGCTCTACACCATTACCAATATGCCCATTAGCCGGTTTGAAGAATTTCTAAAACGCAGGGGCATTTACGACAGCTATATGCAGACTTTGCAGGATAATTTTAATCCGCATACAGTCGATAATTTGATGTGTCGTTCTCTAATTAGCGTTGGATGGCAGGGCGAGGTTTACGATTGTGATTTTAATCAAATGCTCGATATGCATTCTTTTGGGCGCGAAGTCAAACTCTGGGAACTGTCCGTTGAAGATCTGATTGGATGCAATGTGTGGGTGCGAGACCACTGCTTTGGATGCACTGCGGGTGCGGGAAGCAGTTGTGGGGGAGAGCTTGTGTAGGAAGATGTACAACTGGTCGCAGTCCAGACCAGTTCACGATGAAGTGTGAAGGACCACTAAAACTCAATCGCTGCAAGAGGGCACCGAGATAGGTGCCTTTTTATTTTATATTTAGTGCTATACGCTGTGTTTGTGGTGACAGGCATCGCGTGCTGTCGCATGCTTGATATGTGAGTAATAGCGAGAGGGTTTGTGGTCGGGTTTTGAATGATAGAGTGAGGGGTACATTGAGACTGTCTATATAAACGGCAATGGCGCGCTCAGCAAAGGGGAATTGTAAATCCTCGGCTTGTGGATAGTCGATTTGGGTGATTTCGGCAATATCCGTATCCAGTGAGAGGCGCGTGGGGATCAAATAATCGTCGGTGGGATTAGATGCTTGAATATGCCAGCCTGAAGCGATAACCAGGCGTACGTTCACTTTGAGGGTATTCGCGCTATCGGGGGGCAAGGTTGTCGCGGACGCAGTGACGAGGCTATCGGGTGAAAGCGTTGCGATGGGAGAGGATGTCATCATTGTGCCGTGAATAAAGTGCAGGAGCGCGCCCGGCGTATTCTCTGCGAGGGGAGCAAAGCTGTTGGTGAGTGCGAGCGCGCGTTGGGCATACAAGGGGTTCTGTGTCAATGTCCGAAGTTCCCACAAAACGTGCAGGGCAACGGCATTGCCAGAAGGCAGGGCACTGTCGTAAAAGCTCTTGGTACGCACAATCATCTCATTTTGATTCTGCGTAAAAAAAAAGCCGCCACTAAGGGTATCCCAAAATGCGGTGTGCATTCGTTCTGAAAGCGATAGAGCGTCCTGGAGGTAGCGGGCAGAATGCGTTGCGCGGTAGAGATGGAGGAGGCCGTCGATTAAAAAAGCGTAATCTTCCTGATAGGCTTCGCCTTTGCGCTGTCCTTCGCGGTAGATGCGATACAGGTCGCCGTTTGCGTTGCGGAGATTGTCGCGGATAAAATCGGCGGCTTTTTGTGCGACCTTCAAGTATCCGGGATGACCGAGGACTTCATAGGCACGGGCATACGCCCCGATCATGAGGCCATTCCACGCTGTGATAATTTTGTCGTCGAGGAGGGGGCGGATGCGTTGGCTACGAGCGTTCAGTAGTTTTTCTTTAAGTGGAGACAGACGCGCGTGCAGGGTTGCGGTGTCAGTTTGATGGCGGACTGATAGCGCACTGTCTGTATCGGCTTTATAGATGACGCTGGCCGAACCTTCGGGCATGGGCGCGAGCGCGTAACACGAGAGAAAGAAGTCGGCATCTTTCTTGAGAGTTTGACGAATCTCTTGCTCTGTCCAAGTATAATACGCGCCTTCTTCTGCTTCGGTTTCTGCGTCAATAGCAGAGTAAAATCCGCCTTTAGAGTCTGTCATTTCACGTGAGACAAAGTCCAGAATTTCCTCTGCCGCAATGCGATAGGCCGTTTTATTGGTGATCTGATAAGCACGGAGAAAGTTGTGGGTAAGGAGGGCCTGGTTGTAGAGCATTTTTTCAAAGTGCGGCACGCGCCATTGTGCATCTGTCGCATAGCGATGAAAACCACCTCCGAGGTGATCGCGGATGCCGCCCAGTGCTATGTGATCCAGTGTTTGCCCGACCATAGCGAGATATTTTGCCTGAGGATTTTGCCGATATGCCGTCAGTAACAGGTTGAGCGCGTGATCGGGTGGAAATTTTGGGGCTGTGCCCAAACCGCCGTTGACGGGATCAAAGCGATTTTCTATGTGGTCAATCGCCTTGCCAATCAGGTCTCTTTCCACTTTCTCTGAAGCGGTGCCTGTCGTGTGAATGCGCGCGATGGATTGCGATATCTGATCGGCCTGCTTTTCGAGTTCCTGTCTCTTTTCCTGCCAGGCAACATGCAGTGCTTGAATCACGCGCGGAAAGCCCGGACGCCCATGCGAATCTTCGGGAGGAAAGTACGTACCGGCAAAAAAGGGTTTGAGATCTGGCGTGAGAAAAACAGAGTTGGGCCATCCGCCGTGCCCGGTCATGAGTTGGGTAGCCGTCATGTAAATTTCGTCGATATCGGGACGTTCTTCTCGGTCAACCTTGATGTTGACAAAAAACTGATTCATTAAGTGGGCAATATCCGGATCTGAAAATACCAGCCGTTCCATGACATGGCACCAATAGCAACTCGAATATCCCACGGATAGAAAAATCGGTTTGTCCTCACGACGCGCTTTTGCGAGTGCTTCTTCACCCCAGGGATACCAATCAACGGGATTGTGTGCATGAAGGCGCAAATAGGGACTGAGTTCTCGGCTGAGGCGATTTTGCGTGGGGGTGGGGGCGGAGGGATTTTTTGAAGAATAAACACCCCACCAATAACCCGCAGCAATAGCGAGAAGAATGATGGGGATGAATAGGAGGCGTTTGGCGATTGCCATGTCATAAGCCTCTCAAGCAGCAAACGCGCGTTTGATTTTGGCGACAGCTGTTAAAATATCGTCCATATCTTCCCGTTCTCCCAGCAGCATATTTTGCAAGAACCAGACACTGGAGGCGCATATTGCTTCCACATGGGGACACGGCAAACGGCGAATCAGGTGTGGATGTCTGTCCATCACGGTTTTGAGGCCGCCTTCATCGGTTAAGGGCCGCTGATAGCCCGGCGTGCAGGGAATGCCTTCGGCCTGTAAAGCCGCGATAAATTCGTCGCGTATTTTCCCTCCAAATGCCTCGCTGTTGTAGCGCATCATATACAGATGATAGCCGTGCTGCGTGACCCAGGGATGCCATCGGGGTGGTTCCAGTCCGCCAATTTCGTCCAGGCCCTTGCTGAGATAAGCCGCATTTTTATTGCGTAAGTCGATTTGAGGTTCGAGTTTGGGGAGCCGTTTTAACAGAATGCCTGCCAGATACTCAGAGGTGCGATAATTCCAACCCAGGCGGGGATATTCCCATCGCTCACCTCCAGGTCGCCGCCCTACATCTCGGAATGCCCATGCCCGATCTCTAAGGTCTCGATCATTGGTGAGAAGACACCCGCCTTCGCCCGAGGTCAAGTTTTTGCTCGACTGAAAGCTGAATGCGCCCACATGGCCTAAAGAACCTACTTTGCGGCCTTTGTGCTCGGCGCCGTGCGCTTGAGCGCAGTCTTCGATGACTTTGAGGTTGTGTTTACTCGCAATGTCATTGAGTGCATCCATATCGGCCGGGTGTCCCCCCAGGTGAACGGGAAGGAGCGCAACGGTCTGATCTGTGATGGCAGCTTCGACAGCTTCTGGCGACATGGTAAAACTCACCGGATCAATATCGACCAGAGCCAGAGAGCACCGCACCGAGAGGGGCGCACTTGCAGTCGCAATAAAAGTGTAATTGGGAATGATGACTTCGCCGCCATCGACGAGGCCATCGAGGTCGAGTGCGGCGGATAATCCAGCCGCAATAGATGTGGTACCGCTGGGCATCATCACGCCATAAGCCGCATCGCAATAGGCGGCAAATGCCTGACCAAAGCGGTGCCCCACAGGTGCGGGGAGACCTTCGGTTTGATCGAGATAGACTTCTTTGAGGATGGGAACGATTTCTTCTTCCCATTCTCGTTCTGTGTTATCCGGCCATGTCGGCCACTGCGACGCTTCGGTATCGCGCACGGGAACACCACCATCTATTGCGAGTGTTTCTGACATGTAAAGCTCCTTAGTTGGGCAGTGGAGACTACGCGCCTTGACCCGTAGTCAGGCGGGATGTATATTTAATTTGCAATCCAATTCAAGGTACGATTTATAGATTGATTGTCAAGTTATCAAGAGAGGATGATTGACGATGAACCTCGCAGGAATGTTGATGCAAAAAGTTGAGGGCGAAGTCCGTTTTGATAAGATGTCGCGCATTCTTTACAGCACTGATGCAAGCATGTATCAAATTGAACCCGTTGGCGTTGTTTTGCCCAAACACCAGCAGGATGTTTTGCATGTCATCAATCTCGCCAATGAACACGAGGCCCCGATCATTCCCCGAGGCGGTGGCACCGGGCTTGCC from the Gemmatimonadota bacterium genome contains:
- a CDS encoding TonB-dependent receptor, with translation MIYIKLFYTRTALKCKTSFLPHFPAHHTSPPFSQRSFFMKSKTHFNSLVLGIAVLLAMSGIAISQEEEKPRTESADTTATLPPLTDILEEVVILEELVVIGSRAQPRSVAESAVPIDVVTGEDFVKQGDTDVQNLLRDMVPSYNVNTNPISDASTVVRPPSMRGLAPDHTLVLINGKRRHRAAVIHWITNGVADGAQGPDIAPIPSIAIKRVEVLRDGASAQYGSDAIAGVLNFELKDNYKGGSFEVKPGIFQQGDGFAYAFAGNIGLGTPDAWVNFSAEYGNEDETDRSVQRDDAARLIRVGNNRVENPAQIWGQPYIRDDLKFFVNYGININDNVKLYGHGNYASKEVEGGFYFRNPNTRGGVFKGPVVMSDGTTYYDPGKAAELGIVDGVNGHLVATLLTGNLRQVLEPSEDTGLRIPQEFIVAISCSEPDAAALQRVFDDPDWFTFQEFFPGGFTPRFGAFMDDRAFLAGIRGSQGLMTWDLSASYGRNEADYFIFNTVNSSLGPNQPWPNGPQVDPSHEDAPYFDPGTYIQTDTNFNFDITYPFSEQFFFAAGLEYRTENFEIVQGQRESWVKGPLAEYGFTVASNGFSGFGEIAAGTWSRSNWAVYGDAEFIPQEDWLLGAALRFENFDDFGSTTNFKLATNYGLNENTKVRGSFSTGFRAPTPGQQNAFNVSTIFDPTIGDLTNDGTIPSNNPVAESKGGEPLDSEKSTNISAGIVFEIPVFPVDTGIPPVNITVDYFHILVKGRLTLSQNFSLTPAEVDELLKAGITAANFITNFKFFVNDFDTKTQGIDVVLTAPVWCDGLLSLAYNLTNTEVTKHNLETLGAQRIRELQEGLPKHRGNLTVVKPLNDMLEVLGRLRYYSSWYDQEDDFVYGDEWVLDAEVSYTIADHSTVTVGGQNILDIYPDINPSATSGSGHLYSQYSPFGFSGAFWYAKYHFGF
- a CDS encoding molybdenum cofactor guanylyltransferase, whose translation is MNDSGIILTGGESRRMGTPKYSLPFGDETLLQRSIRNLRGSVYPIAVVGAPGQNLPDIPHVLSICDPVANQGPLMGLMAGLKHVEGVSEWALGTGCDMPFISNELIQCLKSHRTTDSEIVIPCINGQFYPLCALYRTALWRKAELLLEKGERRLLTLVDVCRVQTVEQDALARIDPDLRFLMNINTPQCYQSALELAGLRQ
- a CDS encoding glycosyl hydrolase; this encodes MKVNVNIQPGDLKARLNRFFELAAQKIRSIDSTWDPGQGTPVFTAGGKYTTRGWTEWTQGFQFGCAILGYEITGEKDLLQIGRKGTLDRMASHVTHIGVHDHGFNNVSTYGNLRRLMREGIIPENEWEQHFYELALKASGAVQAARWTTIGDGKGYIHSFNGPHSLFSDTIRSCRALAVAHDLGHVLMGENDLAISLLERLIHHAETTAQFNVYYGEGRDRYDVRGRVVHESIFNVNDGNYRCPSTQQGYSPFSTWTRGLAWIVTGYAELLEYVEHLSDDALDLYGGRDAINGWMLKAACATADYYIDSITSTDGIPLWDAGAPGLIEGYGDKISDPYNTSEPVDSSAAAIAAQGLYRLGKYMDDARYRQAALTVAHTLFDAPYLSEDEEHQGLILHSIYHNPNGWDYVPGGQKVACGESSMWGDYHAMELAVLLQREMDNAPYLTFFDQ
- a CDS encoding DUF547 domain-containing protein, whose protein sequence is MNKVIALIIGLLFAGFASQSGAETFNYTPLNRTLGRVVNAQGRVDYEAVKTDADLRAFVDQLAQISPNTHPALFPSRADSLAFWINAYNACVLAGVAKAYPISSVTEIAPAFGFFKKYRFVVGGRRFTLDQIEHEIIRPQFADPRIHAAINCAAVSCPRLLNKVFTPDELDDQLNAVMRDMIRNPMHVQIDRQTGVVSLSAIFDWFSSDFTSYVQAHEVGETVLDYISLFLSKDDTLYLQNHPDLQIVFLDYDWSLNSQEK
- a CDS encoding bifunctional transaldolase/phosoglucose isomerase; translation: MSTSDIQVSLGAYQSAVDRALKTWSANGNTARLWHGDATLWSGADEANWLGWLNIAPQMRDQVDALCAFAQQVRDRGITDILLLGMGGSSLCPEVLAMTFGCRENWPRLHVLDSTVPAQVQRFADAVNLETTLCIVASKSGTTTEPHAFCEFFWAKMQGTIGDTAGQHFIAITDPGSDLETLARERGFLSVFHGLPEIGGRFSALSNFGMVPAALIGIDVRGLLVRAVAMGNRCKISDDQNPGLLLGLLLGELAKAGRDKVTLVTSPKLWGLGAWLEQLLAESTGKKGLGLIPVDLEAVAESDMYGEDRIFVYIRLKDDADAGQDVDIENLREAQFPVIQIDVAEPLDLGAEFFRWEYATVVAGAVLDINPFDQPNVQESKDFTAELTQAYEKEGVLPVQKPFFVDDDVVVYADEANAQTLGTIENLNSCIAGLLNQIRTGDYVALCAYLDMNEDNITALQALRHWIRNVYRVATTLGFGPRFLHSTGQLHKGGPNNVVVVQLTSDDVTDVDIPGRAFSFGVLKQAQALGDARALSSRNRRAIRIHFKKDIIAGIHRVKQAVRED